The Salvelinus sp. IW2-2015 linkage group LG15, ASM291031v2, whole genome shotgun sequence genome includes a region encoding these proteins:
- the LOC111973931 gene encoding nipped-B-like protein B, which produces MNGDMPHVPITTLAGIASLTDLLNQLPLPSPLPATTTKSLLYNGRIAEEVNCLLACRDENLVSQLAHGLNQVSTEHIELKDNLGSDEPEGDVPVLLQTVLSRNPGIFREKNVMQQPMVQQYKPIQNSMHGSPAQSANFQQASMSPNPSSRGFVSPQSSSGSRFIPQQNSPVPSPYTPQSPAGFMQYPHPPSYNQHQQIQQASPMVPGGMRNIHENKGPMTNAAHHHPDRQEDYMSIVHRLGNEESDPSMRNASFPLRSPQPGCSPVGNEGTPKAGSRPPLILQSPPPYMSPREGPPDLLLESPDQRKKQQKKKLXGKEDKDAYDIVTSPSKDTTKLTLSLSRVKSEEVEDHSGELLPVMMDQNSDLEGELGYQQVPVLQNVGVIKGQEGPLSSPFDEAELDALAEIERIERESASERERCSKEVQDKDKPLKKRKQDSFPLEPGAGGTAGTTGAPGSGGGGNAGKLIPQEATAAGNGASRPALMVSIDLQQAGRADGQLDPCMAAPIPALEAQRWPEEPAEGPAAEGSDTAGVLRLKADDRPEVIKNSMDKHDNHREPSRHRHDGKQDRRPDTPKSSSREHGRDRDRERRHRNEDRRSPEERYRPDSPRVKQEGRGGGFDPSGRPRSDRPGFRSPSGGETARNRPDGHKQLQPESKSGEFPAYLLGGQGSGGLKNFVIPKMKRDGGAVDVAEGWGQPRVKLERLGVRGLVDHISKRPKPVVVLQKLSFDEVQRIIRVKDRHGSKSGKNRLLSGKSGKGGLDQSVLEELPPELLAEMESTMPLCERVKMNKRKRSTVKEKPKYTEVDSDDDSNGESARKRQRKNRGDKAWEYEPERERRGSGEHRRSKGFQEGRRGSGSCYRDSSDEESPPPSMSDIARQMKKKEIQKKRKAYEPKLTHQELMDSSTFKRFSSSVDNILENLEDVDFTQMDDDEIPQELLLGKQQLNELGSESAKIKAMGITCRMPSDKLVKVLNILEKNIQDGARLSTLMSHDNDEDEEKLWRDLIMERVTKSADACLTALNIMTSAHMPKAVYMEDVIERVLQYTKFHLQNTLYPQYDPVYRVDPHGGGLLSSKAKRAKCSTHKQRVIVMLYNKVCDMVSNISELLEIQLLTDTTILQVASSPSFLKPASDVWIIALISNPH; this is translated from the exons ATGAATGGGGATATGCCTCATGTTCCCATCACCACTCTCGCTGGGATTGCTAGCCTTACAGACT TGTTGAATCAGCTACCCCTGCCCTCTCCCCTCCCAGCCACCACCACCAAAAGCCTGCTCTACAATGGGAGGATCGCAGAGGAGGTCAACTGCCTGCTGGCCTGCCGGGACGAGAACCTGGTCTCCCAGCTGGCCCACGGTCTTAACCAGGTTTCCACAGAGCACAT AGAGCTGAAGGACAACCTGGGCAGTGATGAGCCAGAGGGCGACGTGCCGGTGCTGCTGCAGACGGTGCTGTCCAGGAACCCCGGCATCTTCAGGGAGAAAA ATGTCATGCAGCAGCCGATGGTGCAACAGTACAAACCAATACAGAATTCCATGCATGGCAGCCCAGCCCAGTCAGCAAACTTTCAGCAGGCTTCAATGTCTCCTAATCCATCCAG CCGGGGATTTGTCTCCCCACAGTCGAGCTCAGGGAGTCGGTTCATCCCCCAGCAGAACAGCCCTGTGCCCAGCCCGTACACTCCCCAGAGCCCWGCTGGGTTCATGCAGTACCCTCACCCGCCCAGCTACAATCAGCACCAACAGATACAGCAAG CCAGCCCCATGGTCCCTGGGGGCATGAGGAACATCCATGAGAACAAGGGACCGATGACCAACGCTGCCCACCAccacccagacagacaggaggactaCATGAGTATAGTCCACAGACTGGGGAACGAG GAGAGTGACCCCTCCATGAGAAACGCCTCGTTCCCTCTGAGGTCGCCTCAGCCTGGGTGCTCACCCGTGGGAAACGAAGGAACACCCAAAG CTGGCTCTAGGCCGCCACTCATCCTTCAGTCTCCTCCACCGTACATGTCTCCCCGGGAAGGCCCTCCGGACTTGCTACTGGAGTCTCCCGACCAGAGGAAGAAACAGCAGAAGAAGAAGCTGKTGGGCAAAGAGGACAAGGATGCATACGACATCGTCACCTCGCCCTCCAAGGACACCACCAAGCTGACGCTGTCACTGTCACGGGTCAAGTCGGAGGAGGTGGAGGACCACTCTGGTGAGCTGCTGCCAGTCATGATGGATCAGAACTCTGACCTAGAGGGCGAGCTTGGGTACCAGCAGGTCCCTGTGCTGCAGAACGTGGGGGTTATTAAAGGGCAGGAGGGCCCTCTCTCATCGCCTTTTGATGAGGCGGAGCTGGACGCCCTGGCGGAGATTGAGAGGATAGAGCGTGAGTCAGCCAGTGAGAGGGAGCGCTGCTCCAAAGAGGTGCAGGATAAAG ACAAGCCCCTGAAGAAGCGAAAGCAAGACTCGTTTCCACTGGAGCCTGGAGCAGGGGGCACCGCAGGCACCACCGGTGCGCCAGGCAGCGGAGGCGGGGGAAATGCAGGCAAACTGATCCCCCAGGAGGCTACAGCGGCAGGAAACGGAGCTAGCAGACCAGCCCTCATGGTCAGCATCGACCTTCAACAGGCGGGCCGGGCCGACGGCCAGCTTGACCCTTGCATGGCTGCGCCCATCCCAGCCCTGGAGGCGCAACGCTGGCCCGAGGAGCCTGCCGAGGGCCCTGCAGCCGAGGGATCCGACACGGCCGGGGTGCTCCGGCTCAAAGCCGACGATCGACCCGAGGTCATCAAGAACAGCATGGACAAACACGACAACCACCGTGAGCCTTCCAGGCACCGGCATGACGGAAAGCAAGACCGGCGCCCTGACACACCTAAGTCATCGAGCAGAGAGCACGGGCGGGACAGAGACCGGGAGAGGCGGCACAGGAATGAAGACAGGCGCTCGCCAGAGGAGCGCTACCGGCCGGACAGCCCCAGGGTCAAACAGGAGGGCCGTGGAGGTGGCTTTGACCCCAGTGGGCGGCCTCGCAGCGACAGACCCGGCTTCAGGTCCCCCAGCGGAGGAGAGACGGCCAGAAACCGCCCAGATGGACACAAACAACTACAGCCYGAGAGCAAGTCAGGAGAGTTCCCTGCTTACCTGCTGGGGGGGCAAGGGTCTGGGGGTCTGAAGAACTTTGTGATCCCCAAGATGAAGCGGGACGGCGGAGCTGTGGACGTGGCAGAAGGCTGGGGCCAGCCCCGGGTCAAGCTGGAGCGGCTGGGGGTTCGGGGGCTAGTGGACCACATAAGTAAGAGGCCCAAGCCTGTCGTGGTGCTGCAGAAGCTCTCTTTTGATGAGGTGCAGAGGATCATCAGGGTTAAGGATCGTCACGGCTCCAAGTCTGGCAAGAACAGGCTCCTCTCAGGAAAGTCAGGCAAAG GTGGACTAGACCAGTCTGTGCTGGAAGAGCTTCCTCCTGAACTGTTGGCGGAGATGGAGTCCACCATGCCGCTGTGCGAGAGGGTGAAGATGAACAAGCGTAAGCGGAGTACGGTCAAAGAGAAGCCCAAGTACACAGAGGTCGACTCAGATGACGATTCCAACGGGGAAT CTGCCAGGAAGCGCCAGAGGAAGAACCGGGGGGACAAGGCCTGGGAGTATGAGCCGGAGCGGGAGAGGAGGGGCTCTGGGGAGCATAGGCGGAGTAAGGGCTTCCAAGAGGGACGTAGAGGCTCAGGCAGTTGCTACCGTGACTCTTCTGATGAGGAGTCGCCCCCACCCAGCATGAGTGACA TTGCCAGGCAGATGAAGAAAAAAGAGATTCAGAAAAAGAGGAAAGCCTATGAGCCCAAGCTCACTCACCAGG AACTGATGGACTCGTCCACATTCAAAAGATTCTCCTCCAGTGTTGACAACATCCTAGAGAATCTGGARGATGTGGACTTCACGCAGATGG ACGATGATGAGATCCCTCAGGAGCTGCTGCTGGGTAAACAGCAGTTGAACGAGCTGGGCAGCGAGTCGGCCAAGATCAAGGCCATGGGCATCACCTGCAGG ATGCCGTCGGATAAGCTGGTGAAGGTACTGAATATCCTGGAGAAAAATATMCAGGATGGGGCCAGGCTCTCGACACTCATGAGCCAC gacaACGACGAAGATGAGGAGAAGCTGTGGCGAGACCTCATTATGGAGCGCGTGACCAAATCGGCCGACGCCTGTCTGACGGCMCTCAACATYATGACGTCCGCCCACATGCCCAAGGCGGTATACATGGAGGACGTGATCGAGAGGGTTCTCCAGTACACCAAGTTCCACCTGCAGAACACCCTCTACCCCCAGTACGACCCTGTCTACAGGGTGGACCCTCACGGAG GTGGCCTGCTGAGCTCCAAAGCCAAGCGGGCCAAGTGCTCCACCCACAAGCagcgggtcattgtcatgctgtacAACAAGGTGTGTGACATGGTCAGCAACATCTCTGAGCTGCTGGAGATTCAGCTGCTCACCGACACCACCATCCTCCAGGTAGCCagttctccctctttcctcaaACCTGCCTCTGATGTTTGGATCATTGCATTAATCAGTAACCCACATTAA